A genomic region of Pongo pygmaeus isolate AG05252 chromosome 7, NHGRI_mPonPyg2-v2.0_pri, whole genome shotgun sequence contains the following coding sequences:
- the LOC129042383 gene encoding uncharacterized protein LOC129042383, translated as MRVGNSRPPVPALRAWSPGPSSPCATPPPPPPVNGDPGHGLELGIRDLSAAPVLYRLKIKRSAVNLSFVWMNSASPGCGGFGSWKYSPKRRRFSRPPGLEAGGSSGDAKARTLRRGRAWGASDRDPVPEPGGARQSALSGGISSTAGELIVLGELIVLAVGK; from the coding sequence ATGCGCGTCGGAAACTCGCGGCCCCCCGTCCCGGCCCTGCGCGCTTGGAGCCCGGGTCCTTCCAGCCCCTGCGcgacgccgccgccgccgccgccggtgAATGGCGATCCCGGCCACGGCTTGGAATTGGGAATTCGTGACTTATCGGCGGCGCCGGTGTTGTATCGATTAAAGATAAAGCGATCAGCAGTGAATTTATCCTTCGTGTGGATGAACTCGGCCAGCCCGGGCTGTGGGGGGTTTGGGAGCTGGAAATATTCTCCAAAGCGCCGCCGCTTCTCCCGTCCTCCCGGACTCGAGGCTGGAGGCAGCTCCGGCGACGCGAAGGCGAGGACCCTCCGGCGAGGTCGGGCCTGGGGCGCCTCGGACAGAGACCCGGTCCCAGAGCCTGGCGGAGCCCGGCAATCCGCTCTGTCAGGAGGAATCTCATCAACAGCCGGTGAATTAATTGTGCTTGGTGAATTAATTGTGCTTGCAGTTGGGAAATAA